One uncultured Flavobacterium sp. genomic region harbors:
- a CDS encoding dihydroorotase: MKIIIRSAKIIDSKSPFNNQTVDLLIADGLIEKIGTSLPKNDEATEVKFDNLHLSQGWFDSSVSLGEPGYEDRETITNGLNVAAKSGFTAIALQPNSFPIIDNQSQVNFVKNKANGFATELFPIGALTKASEGKDMAELFDMKKTGAVAFGDYNRSIDNANLLKIALQYVQDFDGLVITYAQDANVKGNGVANEGIVSTKLGLKGIPNLAEELQIARNLFLLEYTGGKLHIPTVSTAKTVALIKEAKAKGLRVTCSIAVHHLVLTDEKLEGFDTRFKVTPPLRNESDRAALINAVLDGTIDMITSDHNPIDIEFKKMEFDMAKNGTIGLESAFGALLTVLPLETVIEKLTLGKAIFGIENSTIAEGSKANFTFFTPEGKSTFTKENILSKSKNSAFLGTELKGSVYGILNQNQLVISK, translated from the coding sequence ATGAAAATAATCATCAGAAGCGCCAAAATTATCGATTCAAAAAGTCCGTTTAATAACCAGACTGTTGATCTTTTAATTGCAGATGGTTTAATAGAAAAAATAGGAACTTCACTTCCTAAAAATGATGAAGCAACTGAGGTGAAATTTGACAATTTACATCTTTCGCAAGGTTGGTTTGACAGCAGTGTTTCTCTTGGAGAACCAGGTTATGAAGACAGAGAAACAATCACAAACGGATTAAATGTTGCTGCAAAAAGTGGTTTTACTGCAATTGCACTTCAACCCAACTCCTTCCCTATTATCGACAATCAATCGCAGGTAAATTTTGTAAAGAATAAAGCAAATGGTTTTGCGACCGAACTTTTCCCAATTGGAGCTTTAACCAAAGCAAGCGAAGGAAAAGATATGGCTGAATTGTTTGATATGAAGAAAACCGGAGCTGTAGCTTTTGGAGATTATAACAGAAGTATCGACAATGCTAATTTGCTAAAAATCGCTTTACAATATGTTCAGGATTTTGACGGATTGGTAATTACGTACGCGCAAGATGCCAATGTAAAAGGAAATGGTGTTGCAAATGAAGGAATCGTTTCTACAAAATTAGGTTTGAAAGGAATCCCTAATTTAGCAGAAGAATTGCAAATTGCCAGAAACCTGTTTTTATTAGAATATACGGGAGGAAAACTACACATCCCAACTGTTTCTACAGCAAAAACTGTTGCATTAATTAAAGAAGCTAAAGCAAAAGGTTTACGAGTAACTTGTAGCATTGCGGTGCATCATTTGGTTCTTACCGATGAAAAACTGGAAGGTTTTGACACCAGATTTAAAGTAACACCACCATTAAGAAACGAATCCGACAGAGCTGCACTTATAAATGCCGTTTTAGACGGAACAATTGATATGATTACTTCTGATCATAACCCGATTGATATTGAATTCAAAAAAATGGAATTTGATATGGCAAAAAACGGAACAATTGGCTTAGAAAGTGCTTTTGGAGCTTTATTGACTGTTTTGCCTCTTGAAACTGTAATTGAAAAACTAACTTTAGGAAAAGCAATTTTCGGAATCGAAAATAGCACAATTGCCGAAGGTTCTAAAGCCAACTTTACTTTCTTTACTCCTGAAGGAAAATCGACTTTTACGAAAGAAAACATTCTTTCAAAATCTAAAAATTCTGCTTTTTTAGGAACTGAATTAAAAGGTTCAGTGTACGGTATTTTAAACCAAAATCAACTTGTTATCTCTAAATAA
- a CDS encoding alpha/beta fold hydrolase: protein MNLSLEYKIQEPKVILDKNPVLLLLHGYGSNEADLFSFATELPDNYYIISARAPYDLQYGAYAWYAINFDADQNKFSDNEQAKTSRDLIAKFIDELIAYYPIDANNVTLVGFSQGSILSYSVALSYPEKIQRVVAMSGYFNEEIIKEGYEKNDFKNLKIFGSHGTVDQVIPVDWARKTPAILEKLNIPVTYKEYPVGHGVAPQNFFDFKNWLAL, encoded by the coding sequence ATGAATCTATCTTTAGAATATAAAATACAAGAACCAAAAGTTATCTTAGATAAAAACCCTGTTTTACTTTTATTACACGGTTACGGCAGCAACGAAGCCGATTTATTCTCGTTTGCTACTGAACTTCCTGATAATTACTATATAATTTCAGCAAGGGCACCTTATGATTTACAATATGGAGCTTACGCTTGGTATGCGATAAATTTTGATGCAGATCAGAATAAATTTTCAGATAACGAGCAAGCAAAGACTTCACGCGATTTAATTGCAAAATTCATTGATGAATTAATTGCTTATTATCCAATTGATGCTAATAATGTGACTTTAGTTGGCTTTAGCCAAGGTTCTATTTTGAGTTATTCTGTAGCACTTTCTTATCCTGAAAAAATTCAGAGAGTTGTGGCAATGAGTGGTTATTTTAATGAAGAAATCATAAAAGAAGGTTACGAGAAAAACGATTTCAAAAACTTAAAAATATTTGGTTCTCATGGAACTGTAGATCAGGTAATCCCTGTTGATTGGGCGAGAAAAACTCCTGCAATCTTAGAAAAACTAAACATTCCTGTTACTTACAAAGAGTATCCTGTTGGACACGGAGTTGCTCCGCAAAATTTCTTTGATTTTAAGAATTGGCTGGCTTTGTAG
- a CDS encoding MBL fold metallo-hydrolase, producing the protein MKVYFLGTGTSQGIPIIGVDHPVCKSTDAKDKRLRVAIWITWNEHSYVIDCGPDFRQQMLSCGCQHLDAILFTHEHADHTAGLDDIRPYNFRQGEIPVYAHQRVIDNLKRRFDYVFETVNKYPGAPSVKTIEVVNNEPFAVGDKMAIPVNVMHGDLQVFGYRIDDFAYLTDVKTIKEDEIKKLKNLKVLVVNALRIESHDTHFNLQEALDFINLVQPEIAYLTHISHVLGFHEEVQKQLPKNVFLAYDNLEITI; encoded by the coding sequence TTGAAGGTCTATTTTCTAGGTACTGGTACATCACAAGGTATTCCGATAATCGGAGTCGATCATCCCGTTTGTAAAAGCACTGATGCTAAGGATAAAAGGCTCAGAGTAGCCATTTGGATTACATGGAACGAACATTCATACGTGATCGATTGCGGTCCTGATTTCAGGCAGCAAATGCTTTCGTGCGGATGCCAGCATCTCGATGCCATATTATTTACACACGAACATGCAGATCATACTGCCGGTTTGGATGATATTCGTCCGTATAATTTTCGTCAGGGCGAGATTCCGGTTTATGCACATCAAAGAGTAATTGATAATTTGAAACGCCGTTTTGATTATGTTTTCGAAACCGTAAACAAATATCCCGGAGCTCCAAGTGTCAAAACTATTGAAGTAGTCAATAACGAGCCCTTTGCTGTTGGTGATAAAATGGCAATCCCCGTAAATGTAATGCATGGAGACTTGCAGGTTTTTGGATATCGTATAGATGATTTTGCTTATCTAACCGATGTTAAGACTATTAAAGAAGACGAAATTAAGAAATTAAAAAATCTTAAAGTTTTGGTTGTAAATGCATTACGAATAGAGTCACATGATACACATTTCAATTTGCAGGAAGCACTTGATTTTATAAATTTGGTGCAGCCGGAAATTGCCTATTTAACACATATTAGCCATGTTTTAGGCTTTCATGAAGAAGTGCAGAAACAACTTCCAAAAAACGTTTTCCTGGCATACGATAACTTAGAGATTACAATTTAA
- a CDS encoding TonB-dependent receptor: protein MGTEIKLKGDKVIEQIPSIKDKALRINLNENIYGTFAEIGAGQETVRHFFRSGGSSGTIAKAMSAYDKDFSDAIYGIESDGRYVTEERLKKMLTLEGQIIEERLSREKHPTKLFFSYANTVATIDFAKQFKGHGWVGIRYQIEPDEAYNEIILHIRFKETDARLQQETLGILGVNLIYGAFYKYNDPKRLLRYLYDHLDKDQLEIDTINFSGPRFADVDNRLMSLQLVKNGMTDAVMFNPEAKNILPAAILYKKNLLALRGSFRPVTKVNMDMYEKSLKMFLEENKVEKDNTLVIFEITLSNLRSDGEIDERDFMDRAELLCSLGQTVMISNFQEYYKVVEYFANYTKARMGLAMGVNNLVDIFDEKYYRHLSGGILEAFGKLFYRDMKVFLYPMLDENGVLMNSSNLKVHPRMKELYKFFKFNGKVVDITDYDPHNLEVFSREVLKMINQGKTGWEHMLPSGIAEIIKEHHLFGYHPQKELEQNT from the coding sequence ATGGGTACAGAAATAAAACTCAAAGGTGACAAGGTCATCGAACAGATTCCTTCTATAAAAGACAAAGCTTTACGCATAAATTTAAACGAGAATATTTACGGAACATTTGCTGAAATTGGAGCTGGGCAAGAAACAGTGAGACATTTTTTCAGATCCGGCGGTTCATCGGGAACAATTGCAAAAGCCATGTCTGCCTATGACAAAGATTTTAGTGATGCGATTTACGGTATTGAAAGTGATGGCCGTTACGTTACCGAAGAGAGATTAAAAAAAATGTTAACTCTTGAAGGGCAAATAATTGAAGAGCGTTTAAGCAGAGAAAAACATCCTACTAAACTTTTCTTTAGTTATGCAAATACGGTTGCAACCATAGATTTTGCAAAACAATTTAAAGGTCATGGTTGGGTTGGAATTCGTTATCAAATTGAACCTGACGAAGCTTATAATGAAATTATTCTGCACATTCGTTTTAAAGAAACTGATGCCAGACTACAACAGGAAACTCTTGGAATTTTAGGTGTAAACTTAATTTATGGTGCTTTCTACAAATACAACGATCCTAAACGATTACTTCGTTATTTATACGATCACTTAGACAAAGACCAACTTGAAATTGATACTATTAACTTCTCCGGACCTCGTTTTGCAGATGTTGATAATCGTTTGATGAGTTTACAATTGGTTAAAAACGGAATGACGGATGCCGTAATGTTTAACCCTGAAGCGAAAAATATTTTACCGGCTGCCATTTTATACAAAAAGAACCTTCTTGCTTTAAGAGGAAGTTTTCGCCCTGTTACGAAGGTAAACATGGACATGTACGAGAAATCGCTTAAAATGTTCCTGGAAGAAAATAAGGTTGAAAAAGACAATACTTTAGTCATTTTTGAAATTACACTTTCGAATTTACGTTCTGATGGTGAAATTGATGAGCGTGATTTTATGGATAGAGCTGAGTTGCTTTGTTCATTAGGTCAAACGGTTATGATTTCAAATTTCCAGGAATATTATAAAGTTGTGGAATATTTTGCTAATTATACCAAAGCCAGAATGGGATTAGCAATGGGTGTAAACAATTTAGTAGATATTTTTGATGAGAAATACTATCGCCATTTAAGTGGTGGAATCCTGGAAGCTTTTGGAAAATTATTCTACAGAGATATGAAAGTTTTCTTGTATCCGATGTTAGATGAAAATGGTGTTTTAATGAACTCAAGCAACTTAAAAGTACATCCTAGAATGAAAGAATTATACAAATTCTTTAAATTCAACGGGAAAGTTGTTGACATTACTGATTACGACCCGCATAATCTGGAGGTTTTCTCTCGTGAGGTTTTAAAAATGATCAATCAGGGAAAAACAGGCTGGGAACATATGCTTCCTTCCGGTATTGCCGAAATTATAAAAGAACATCATCTTTTTGGGTATCATCCGCAAAAAGAATTAGAACAAAATACTTAG